Proteins encoded within one genomic window of Humulus lupulus chromosome 1, drHumLupu1.1, whole genome shotgun sequence:
- the LOC133804385 gene encoding short-chain dehydrogenase PC-15-like, protein MAAYGGQVVVVTGCSTGGIGNALARAFAAEGCSVVATSRSVGSMSDLEHDSRFFLQELDVRSEESVQHALSTVLERFGQIDVLVNNAGVQCVGPVAEVPLSAFQSTFDTNLYGPIRLIQAVVPHMASRRKGKIVNVGSVTALSPGPWSGVYTASKAALHALTDSLRLELKPFGIDVITVVPGAIVSNIGNSALASHDKMPEWKLYKPFEAAIRDRANFSQRPNSTPTQEFAEKTVDAILKKSPPTWFSYGQFSTIMSIMYHLPIFIRDFVLKKAMKS, encoded by the exons atggCGGCGTACGGAGGGCAGGTTGTTGTGGTGACGGGGTGCTCGACGGGAGGAATTGGTAACGCGCTGGCACGCGCCTTCGCGGCGGAGGGTTGTTCGGTTGTGGCGACGAGTAGATCGGTAGGTTCGATGTCGGATCTGGAGCACGATTCAAGGTTCTTTCTACAGGAGCTTGACGTGCGATCGGAGGAGAGTGTGCAGCACGCTCTGTCTACTGTACTGGAGAGGTTCGGTCAGATAGATGTGTTGGTCAACAATGCAGGGGTTCAGTGCGTTGGCCCTGTCGCTGAAGTCCCTCTTTCTGCTTTCCAATCCACTTTTGATACAAATCTATATG GTCCCATAAGGTTGATTCAAGCTGTAGTTCCTCACATGGCATCAAGGAGAAAAGGGAAGATTGTCAACGTTGGAAGTGTTACTGCTTTGTCCCCTGGACCATGGTCTGGTGTTTATACTGCATCAAAAGCTGCTCTTCATGCATTAACCGATTCTTTAAG ATTGGAACTCAAGCCCTTTGGAATCGATGTCATTACTGTTGTGCCAGGAGCTATTGTATCTAACATAGGAAATTCTGCCTTAGCTAGCCACGATAAGATGCCTGAATGGAAACTATATAAGCCTTTTGAAGCAGCAATACGTGATAGAGCCAATTTTTCCCAGAGGCCAAACTCAACCCCCACACAAGAGTTTGCAGAGAAGACTGTGGATGCTATCCTCAAGAAGAGTCCGCCAACCTGGTTCTCTTACGGCCAATTCTCCACCATTATGTCGATCATGTATCATCTGCCAATCTTCATTAGAGATTTTGTCTTGAAGAAGGCTATGAAGAGTTGA
- the LOC133804371 gene encoding uncharacterized protein LOC133804371 isoform X1 — protein sequence MSSIFTETILADKLSKLNSTQQCIETLSHWCIFHRTKAEQVVKTWEKQFHSSQMAEKVPLLYLANDILQNSKRNGNEFVSEFWKVLPAALKDLLEKGDERGKNVVSRLVAIWEERRVFGSRARSLKEVMLGEEAPPPLVFSSKKRTRSVKIVKRDSRSIRTKLSIGGAAEKIVSALHLVLSEQPNEDAEMSKCKSAVSRIRRLEKDVDVACPNTKDPKRKTFAKELEEEENTLKQCIEKLKSVEASRVALVSQLKEALHEQESELENVRTQMQVAHAQAEEAINMRKRLEGEDYVSKPSNAATSSPADASAAAGQTPKKSAAAIAAEVADKLAASSSSQLIMSSVLSTFAAEEAKKAHLTKASTPSRSFTSMPTSSGVDSASKLEKPASVSDPNIYVSAQPLTAPPPSHSYQSVLVPQPTMQNQASNSQGQYHMLSNPASQQFLQPSGGVMVPYGYSSIPPLPPGPPPPPPPHMVSPMVPLTQQPLQLTQQMAMAQPPPITQQPPSTPSFRPLQPPGILYYGHPHHSQLH from the exons ATGAGTAGTATATTCACTGAGACGATACTTGCGGACAAGCTATCCAAGCTCAACAGCACCCAACAGTGTATTGAAA CTTTATCGCATTGGTGTATATTTCATCGGACCAAAGCAGAACAGGTTGTCAAAACATGGGAGAAGCAATTCCACAGTTCACAGATGGCGGAGAAAGTTCCTCTCTTGTATCTTGCAAATGACATCCTACAGAACAGCAAGCGCAATGGAAATGAATTTGTCTCCGAGTTTTGGAAGGTTCTCCCCGCTGCACTCAAGGATCTTCTTGAGAAAGGTGATGAGCGTGGAAAGAATGTGGTCTCCAGATTG GTTGCAATATGGGAAGAAAGAAGAGTATTTGGATCCCGTGCACGGAGCCTCAAAGAAGTTATGCTAGGGGAAGAAGCGCCTCCGCCTTTGGTGTTCAGCAGTAAGAAACGCACACGTTCTGTTAAAATTGTAAAAAGGGATTCTCGTTCCATTAGAACG AAACTTTCTATTGGAGGTGCTGCTGAAAAGATAGTTTCAGCATTACATTTGGTGCTTAGTGAACAACCCAATGAAGATGCAGAGATGAGTAAGTGCAAGTCTGCAGTCAGTCGTATTAGGAGGTTGGAGAAAGATGTTGACGTTGCCTGTCCTAATA CGAAGGATCCAAAGCGAAAAACATTTGCCAAGGAATTGGAGGAGGAAGAAAATACTTTGAAGCAGTGTATTGAGAAACTGAAGTCAGTGGAAGCAAGTAGAGTAGCTCTTGTTTCACAGTTGAAAGAAGCTTTGCATGAGCAG GAATCAGAACTAGAGAATGTTCGAACACAAATGCAG GTAGCACATGCACAGGCAGAAGAAGCCATCAACATGCGGAAGCGGCTGGAGGGTGAGGATTATGTATCAAAACCATCAAATGCGGCCACCTCCTCTCCTGCTGATGCGAGTGCAGCTGCAGGACAAACACCTAAGAAGTCTGCTGCAGCGATTGCAGCTGAGGTTGCAGATAAGCTTGCAGCTTCGAGCTCCTCTCAATTAATTATGAGTTCTGTTCTCTCTACGTTTGCTGCAGAGGAGGCCAAGAAAGCTCATCTCACAAAAGCTTCCACACCATCAAGATCATTTACATCCATGCCCACAAGTTCGGGTGTGGACTCAGCTTCTAAACTAGAAAAACCTGCGTCAGTCTCAGATCCTAATATATATGTGTCAGCACAACCGCTGACTGCTCCCCCTCCAAGCCATTCATACCAGTCAGTTTTAGTTCCCCAACCAACAATGCAGAACCAAGCCTCAAATTCTCAGGGTCAGTATCACATGCTTTCAAACCCAGCTTCCCAACAGTTCTTGCAGCCATCCGGAGGGGTCATGGTCCCATATGGTTATAGTAGCATTCCCCCCTTGCCTCCAGGACCCCCACCTCCCCCGCCACCGCATATGGTGAGTCCAATGGTGCCTCTAACTCAGCAGCCATTACAACTGACTCAGCAGATGGCAATGGCTCAGCCACCGCCAATAACGCAGCAACCCCCATCAACTCCTAGCTTTCGGCCACTTCAACCCCCAGGGATTTTGTACTATGGTCACCCTCATCATTCTCAGTTACACTAA
- the LOC133804371 gene encoding actin cytoskeleton-regulatory complex protein pan1-like isoform X2: protein MTSYRTASAMEMNLSPSFGRFSPLHSRIFLRKVAIWEERRVFGSRARSLKEVMLGEEAPPPLVFSSKKRTRSVKIVKRDSRSIRTKLSIGGAAEKIVSALHLVLSEQPNEDAEMSKCKSAVSRIRRLEKDVDVACPNTKDPKRKTFAKELEEEENTLKQCIEKLKSVEASRVALVSQLKEALHEQESELENVRTQMQVAHAQAEEAINMRKRLEGEDYVSKPSNAATSSPADASAAAGQTPKKSAAAIAAEVADKLAASSSSQLIMSSVLSTFAAEEAKKAHLTKASTPSRSFTSMPTSSGVDSASKLEKPASVSDPNIYVSAQPLTAPPPSHSYQSVLVPQPTMQNQASNSQGQYHMLSNPASQQFLQPSGGVMVPYGYSSIPPLPPGPPPPPPPHMVSPMVPLTQQPLQLTQQMAMAQPPPITQQPPSTPSFRPLQPPGILYYGHPHHSQLH, encoded by the exons ATGACATCCTACAGAACAGCAAGCGCAATGGAAATGAATTTGTCTCCGAGTTTTGGAAGGTTCTCCCCGCTGCACTCAAGGATCTTCTTGAGAAAG GTTGCAATATGGGAAGAAAGAAGAGTATTTGGATCCCGTGCACGGAGCCTCAAAGAAGTTATGCTAGGGGAAGAAGCGCCTCCGCCTTTGGTGTTCAGCAGTAAGAAACGCACACGTTCTGTTAAAATTGTAAAAAGGGATTCTCGTTCCATTAGAACG AAACTTTCTATTGGAGGTGCTGCTGAAAAGATAGTTTCAGCATTACATTTGGTGCTTAGTGAACAACCCAATGAAGATGCAGAGATGAGTAAGTGCAAGTCTGCAGTCAGTCGTATTAGGAGGTTGGAGAAAGATGTTGACGTTGCCTGTCCTAATA CGAAGGATCCAAAGCGAAAAACATTTGCCAAGGAATTGGAGGAGGAAGAAAATACTTTGAAGCAGTGTATTGAGAAACTGAAGTCAGTGGAAGCAAGTAGAGTAGCTCTTGTTTCACAGTTGAAAGAAGCTTTGCATGAGCAG GAATCAGAACTAGAGAATGTTCGAACACAAATGCAG GTAGCACATGCACAGGCAGAAGAAGCCATCAACATGCGGAAGCGGCTGGAGGGTGAGGATTATGTATCAAAACCATCAAATGCGGCCACCTCCTCTCCTGCTGATGCGAGTGCAGCTGCAGGACAAACACCTAAGAAGTCTGCTGCAGCGATTGCAGCTGAGGTTGCAGATAAGCTTGCAGCTTCGAGCTCCTCTCAATTAATTATGAGTTCTGTTCTCTCTACGTTTGCTGCAGAGGAGGCCAAGAAAGCTCATCTCACAAAAGCTTCCACACCATCAAGATCATTTACATCCATGCCCACAAGTTCGGGTGTGGACTCAGCTTCTAAACTAGAAAAACCTGCGTCAGTCTCAGATCCTAATATATATGTGTCAGCACAACCGCTGACTGCTCCCCCTCCAAGCCATTCATACCAGTCAGTTTTAGTTCCCCAACCAACAATGCAGAACCAAGCCTCAAATTCTCAGGGTCAGTATCACATGCTTTCAAACCCAGCTTCCCAACAGTTCTTGCAGCCATCCGGAGGGGTCATGGTCCCATATGGTTATAGTAGCATTCCCCCCTTGCCTCCAGGACCCCCACCTCCCCCGCCACCGCATATGGTGAGTCCAATGGTGCCTCTAACTCAGCAGCCATTACAACTGACTCAGCAGATGGCAATGGCTCAGCCACCGCCAATAACGCAGCAACCCCCATCAACTCCTAGCTTTCGGCCACTTCAACCCCCAGGGATTTTGTACTATGGTCACCCTCATCATTCTCAGTTACACTAA